One Hemibagrus wyckioides isolate EC202008001 linkage group LG09, SWU_Hwy_1.0, whole genome shotgun sequence DNA segment encodes these proteins:
- the cdan1 gene encoding codanin-1 — MAALLESLLRGDVDLCRALNWLRGKTDCSGDQDLLLTVRKHEFVPFLLNFLRDQSSNTLTHGPSTPAKTPSSTRSLRAQGSSSDRRASNRASASQGSRSASRVQLFSPAPSTSQPDNLSEQDSPLTTSQSLTGISAFSSPSFSSGWSPAPRHVTSERRSAQRHCLADFMTSPPDFQASPTFQPHRGRRRSSGLGAASNRQTGARNGYSVEAGSCDVAGRKERGGGRTNDPVSPPTQVELNFNNLEEFPPMSASQAMPIATRPSRRINPTPVSAERPNSKPKSCFTSTPLSKPCSPPSIPEATGTGQTTGSPLCLQEERELLKKERSKLAQQSSSPLKPSATVCTPTKSIQRSSSKVTPDPQAPCPDPTKVTHAPELDILADLYCACISENLVPCVFLELFVVLQLLTSRSLSTSEPTEMCPSVCERKTDFLERTYLGNVHSCVYFAVRVLEKQFALLSHLDRCTLRLLAENERVGTFSPALRDRLAQAQDTCTAKAMPSHTAFIHTVPFQPATDNRNNFSSDKAFHIFKKQRDIFYELLREWEDYHKEPGWVFEAALGSRIRGMVGQLTGAGNHCHFARLFQKQLVQMCKGHRELSSPGDAPDADLLGMVGADSLGRLKRLQERLIQPQALSGPCPPPSFPGHQEFFRDFLQTASCCQLNQHLKDGLCQQLLQLNEVSILGPDGSSTTGEVEGDGDMEQQDEKQRFASVLLVARLLAKFLGFISFMPYQTSEAPSKEIREAAIALRSKSAPALDVSAMLRSCVRRKRTVLTIPWLVEFLSMLDYTGPFLPCYRTALGLLLQIYRRMRLGKVGEQYYLNQMLLVAVLGWLFQIPVFPEDLFFSISVQELEDLENQTSSQGLDNLPLVDQQLLYTCCPYLGEFRKLLAAFVSGSASKTGGLIRKITPTSAEPRGPSTTLSQQKLQLDLEQAFFHNQPPSLKRTVEFVAERVGSNCVKHIKATLVSELVQDGKKTLRDGLGSDNVNAAKLNDLICAMLCDTGMQALERATRFCSENAPRAVRVLLPDETSRAVLTTSESITTRLATDKACSWLSSNITALIKREWKSTFERVMKNVPCPTSNDSMDGGGPGKNVQTRKSSSGQDAGSSCPQDCSHKGPLASDVIIELKEVLSIAVGPRSEEEVLTVQQISCLLDKVGQTLRCRRFISTVAEQMLLRCTVLLACKLVSGELPLVISAGGNGNEAVHVGSVLNELVVLWTHNPSTHVTLHLLFSEPTLTAIINASDLQRYNYVLFVKTLMEKGLLTEEEVGSHRAKLSEFSFPVESIDYFQKLSLASPLPVPLLKSSDILQISQ, encoded by the exons ATGGCGGCTCTTTTGGAATCGTTGCTCCGGGGAGACGTGGACTTGTGCAGAGCTTTGAACTGGCTGCGAGGAAAAACT GACTGTAGCGGAGACCAAGATCTGCTATTAACTGTCAGGAAGCACGAGTTTGTGCCATTCCTCCTGAATTTCCTGAGGGATCAGAGCAGTAATACTCTGACTCATGGCCCCAGCACCCCAGCCAAGACACCCAGCAGCACCAGGTCCCTCAGAGCCCAGGGATCCTCTAGTGATCGGAGAGCATCAAACAGAGCATCTGCAAGCCAAGGTTCCCGCAGTGCCAGCCGTGTCCAGCTCTTCTCGCCTGCTCCCTCCACATCGCAACCGGACAATCTTAGCGAACAGGACAGTCCACTGACAACCTCTCAAAGTCTTACCGGAATAAGTGCTTTCAGCAGCCCGTCTTTTAGCTCAGGATGGAGTCCTGCCCCGAGACACGTGACCTCTGAACGTCGATCTGCTCAGCGCCACTGTCTTGCTGACTTTATGACCTCGCCACCAGACTTTCAGGCCAGCCCTACATTTCAGCCACATCGAGGGCGCAGGAGAAGTAGCGGGCTTGGAGCGGCATCAAACCGTCAGACTGGGGCACGCAATGGGTATTCCGTGGAGGCTGGCAGCTGTGATGTTgcaggaagaaaggaaagaggtGGAGGGAGGACTAATGATCCAGTGTCACCACCTACACAAGTAGAGCTTAACTTTAACAATCTGGAGGAATTTCCCCCAATGAGTGCATCTCAGGCCATGCCTAT AGCAACAAGACCGTCGCGGCGCATCAATCCAACTCCAGTAAGTGCGGAGCGACCAAACTCTAAACCCAAAAGCTGCTTTACCTCCACACCCCTCAGCAAGCCGTGCAGTCCTCCTTCCATCCCGGAGGCCACAGGAACGGGGCAGACTACAGGGAGTCCACTTTGTCTGCAAGAGGAGAGGGAGctactaaagaaagaaag GTCTAAACTTGCACAGCAGAGCAGCTCCCCACTGAAGCCCAGTGCAACTGTTTGTACTCCCACAAAATCAATACAGAGGTCAAGCTCAAAGGTGACTCCGGATCCCCAGGCACCCTGCCCTGACCCCACTAAAGTGACTCATGCACCAGAGCTTGATATTCTAGCTGATCTGTACTGCGCATGCATTTCAG AGAACTTGGTGCCATGTGTGTTCCTGGAGCTGTTCGTTGTGCTGCAGCTGCTGACTTCACGGAGTTTGTCTACCTCAGAGCCTACAGAAATGTgtcccagtgtgtgtgagagaaagacag ATTTCCTTGAGAGAACTTATCTGGGAAATGTCCACAGCTGTGTGTATTTTGCAGTGCGAGTTTTGGAGAAGCAGTTTGC TTTGCTTTCACACCTGGACCGCTGCACGCTGCGTCTACTGGCAGAGAATGAAAGAGTTGGCACATTCTCTCCAGCCCTGCGTGATCGCCTAGCACAAGCTCAAGATACCTGCACAGCTAAG GCAATGCCCAGCCACACCGCCTTCATTCATACGGTGCCGTTCCAGCCGGCCACTGACAACCGAAATAACTTCAGCAGTGACAAGGCCTTCCACATCTTTAAGAAACAAAG AGATATTTTTTATGAGCTGCTAAGAGAATGGGAAGATTATCATAAGGAGCCCGGATGGGTGTTTGAGGCAGCACTAGGCAGTCGAATCAG GGGAATGGTCGGTCAGTTGACCGGAGCAGGAAACCATTGTCACTTTGCCAGGCTTTTCCAGAAGCAGCTTGTTCAG ATGTGTAAGGGCCACAGGGAGCTCAGCTCTCCTGGTGATGCTCCAGATGCAGATCTGCTGGGCATGGTGGGGGCAGACAGCCTGGGGAGGCTGAAGAGACTGCAAGAGCGTCTCATCCAGCCGCAGGCTCTAAGTGGCCCTTGCCCTCCACCCTCTTTTCCTGGACACCAGGAGTTCTTCAGAGATTTCCTACAGACAGCTAGCTG CTGCCAGTTGAACCAACACCTGAAGGATGGTTTGTGTCAGCAGCTGCTTCAATTGAATGAGGTGTCTATCCTGGGCCCTGATGGCTCCTCAACCACAGGAGAAGTAGAGGGAGATGGAGACATGGAACAGCAG GATGAAAAGCAGCGATTCGCTTCAGTACTCCTTGTGGCTCGACTTCTTGCCAAGTTCCTGGGCTTCATCTCCTTTATGCCCTACCAGACCTCTGAGGCACCATCCAAAGAGATCCGGGAGGCTGCCATTGCTCTGCGCAGTAAG AGTGCCCCAGCGCTGGATGTCTCTGCAATGTTGAGGAGTTGTGTGCGTAGGAAGCGCACTGTGCTTACTATTCCCTGGCTGGTTGAGTTCCTCTCCATGCTGGACTACACCGGCCCGTTTCTGCCCTGCTACAGGACTGCTCTGGGTCTCCTGCTTCAAATCTACAG GAGGATGAGGTTGGGTAAAGTTGGAGAGCAGTATTACTTGAATCAGATGCTGTTGGTGGCAGTGCTGGGTTGGCTTTTCCAG ATTCCAGTCTTTCCAGAGGATCTCTTCTTTAGCATAAGTGTGCAGGAACTAGAGGACCTGGAGAATCAAACTAGCAGTCAAGGGTTG GACAATCTGCCCTTAGTGGATCAGCAGCTTCTCTATACCTGCTGCCCATATTTAG GGGAATTTCGCAAGCTGTTGGCAGCTTTTGTGTCAGGGAGTGCGTCCAAGACTGGAGGCTTGATCCGCAAGATCACACCTACATCTGCTGAGCCCAGAGGTCCCTCCACTACCCTCTCTCAGCAGAAACTACAG CTGGACCTGGAACAGGCCTTTTTTCATAATCAGCCTCCTTCACTTAAACGTACTGTGGAGTTTGTGGCTGAACGCGTTGGATCTAACTGTGTTAAACACATCAA GGCCACACTGGTGTCTGAGCTAGTTCAGGATGGAAAGAAGACTCTCAGGGATGGTTTGGGTTCAGATAATGTTAATGCAGCCAAGCTGAACGACTTGATCTGTGCTATGCTCTGTGACACAGGCATGCAGGCCCTGGAGAGAGCCACCAG GTTTTGCAGTGAGAATGCACCAAGAGCTGTAAGAGTTCTTTTGCCTGATGAGACATCTCGAGCT GTTCTGACAACATCTGAGAGCATCACCACACGTTTGGCAACTGACAAAGCCTGCAGCTGGCTGTCCTCCAATATCACAG CTCTTATAAAGAGGGAGTGGAAAAGTACTTTTGAACGGGTGATGAAGAATGTGCCTTGTCCTACAAGCAATGATTCTATGGACGGAGGAGGACCTGGCAAAAATGTGCAGACACGGAAGAGTTCCTCAGGACAGGACGCTGGGTCCTCATGCCCACAAGACTGCTCCCACAAAGGTCCACTGGCATCAGATGTTATTATCGAGTTAAAG GAAGTGCTGAGCATCGCAGTAGGACCCAGATCTGAAGAGGAAGTTCTTACAGTGCAGCAGATTAGCTGTCTGCTTGACAAAGTGGGACAAACACTAAGATGTAGAAGG TTCATATCTACAGTTGCTGAGCAGATGCTATTGCGTTGTACTGTCTTGTTGGCCTGCAAGCTAG TGTCTGGAGAACTACCCCTGGTGATCTCAGCTGGGGGTAACGGGAATGAAGCTGTTCATGTTGGATCTGTATTGAATGAGTTGGTTGTTTTGTGGACTCATAATCCCTCTACCCATGTGACTTTGCACCTTCTCTTCAGTGAGCCTACACTTACTGCCATCATCAATGCCAGTGACCTGCAG AGATATAACTACGTGCTCTTTGTTAAAACGCTTATGGAGAAAGGCCTTTTGACAGAGGAAGAAGTGGGATCTCACAGGGCAAAACTATCAGAGTTCTCTTTTCCAGTG GAATCCATTGACTATTTCCAGAAGCTATCTTTGGCCTCTCCTTTACCAGTGCCTTTACTGAAATCTAGTGACATCCTGCAGATCTCCCAGTGA